Proteins encoded together in one Anticarsia gemmatalis isolate Benzon Research Colony breed Stoneville strain chromosome 1, ilAntGemm2 primary, whole genome shotgun sequence window:
- the ND-MWFE gene encoding NADH dehydrogenase (ubiquinone) MWFE subunit: MWYEILPSAVIICAGVGLPGWGLYHIHNLVLGNHYRRTLLERWDRQLYQRDMRLTGNPYKVIGLEAIPDDPKKK; the protein is encoded by the exons atgtgGTACGAAATTCTTCCTAGTGCCGTCATTATTTGTGCTGGGGTTGGTTTACCAGGATGGGGTCTATATCACATTCACAATCTAGTCTTAGGAAAT CACTACAGGCGCACACTTCTTGAGAGGTGGGACAGACAGCTCTACCAGCGAGACATGAGGCTCACTGGAAATCCGTACAAAGTTATT ggATTGGAAGCTATTCCAGATGACCCTAAGAAGAAGTAA
- the PolZ2 gene encoding DNA polymerase zeta subunit 2: MDSCFVDITTEFLCVAFHSILYYASVYPKSIFESRKKYNIVVYRSIHPEVNQYIDLCLKSIAECLKSNQLGCVEFAVTDSDYKPILKFVFQFDRNNYFNETTDAYLIQAEQNLRAFCLKLSSVSNNFKDLPEDVSFTIYVHTNESTAVSMAANPEFEDFPLVEVEEKQEETDKIIPLRRFPVRNHFIDTYIELK, from the coding sequence ATGGATAGCTGTTTTGTAGACATAACAACAGAGTTTCTTTGCGTTGCCTTTCATAGTATTTTGTATTACGCTTCGGTTTACCCCAAAAGTATATTCGAaagcagaaaaaaatacaacattgttGTGTACCGTTCCATACATCCTGAAGTTAACCAGTACATAGATTTATGCTTGAAAAGTATTGCTGAATGTCTCAAAAGTAACCAACTTGGTTGTGTGGAATTTGCGGTAACAGATAGCGACTACAAACCCATATTGAAGTTCGTATTTCAATTTGAtagaaacaactattttaacGAAACTACGGACGCATATTTGATACAAGCGGAACAGAATCTGCGtgcattttgtttgaaattatcGTCAGTGAGTAATAACTTCAAGGATTTGCCAGAAGATGTCAGTTTTACTATCTACGTTCATACAAATGAGTCAACAGCGGTTAGTATGGCAGCTAATCCGGAATTTGAAGACTTTCCGTTGGTTGAAGTAGAAGAGAAACAGGAAGAAACTGATAAAATTATACCACTGAGAAGGTTTCCTGTAAGAAACCACTTTATAGATACTtacattgaattaaaataa
- the LOC142977548 gene encoding gamma-butyrobetaine dioxygenase-like — protein MFALRIIKSTNNFVNSLPKTARKIHKHNVLYNNKPEDLLNLVIRGESLQFPYVWLRENCQCEHCYHTSAQSRILDWSKFDLNVKANEVSESENSVRIQWSDGHTSQYNFNWLKFRSFTPENQKKYTETIYKPKKETWHGKDFSNILYKRDYSDIVGSEEALYEWLHKLSVYGVALIKNTPSSETAVDGVVDRIGFTKRTHYGIKFVVQHVQNTSNVAYLSSTLQLHTDLPYYEYCPGTNLLHYLVQTVSEGGENLLSDCHYTANYMKQHHPEQYKLLTDVEVEWSDIGTEFGNDFFKLHRAPVICLDCHGEIERINFSIPQRGSHFPGPIELVKPWYEAHSLFWDLNHQFAAKFKAESGDILAFNNIRLLHGRSAYEDSSNNVRKIIGAYIDWDEIYSRLRCLKVKLKNEDGIC, from the coding sequence ATGTTCGCCTTGAGAATAATTAAAAGCACAAATAACTTCGTAAACTCGCTGCCAAAAACTGCGAGGAAAATACACAAGCACAATgttttatacaataacaaacCTGAGGATTTACTCAATTTAGTCATACGTGGCGAATCATTGCAGTTCCCGTATGTGTGGTTGAGAGAAAACTGCCAGTGTGAACATTGCTACCACACATCAGCACAAAGCAGGATATTGGATTGGAGCAAGTTCGACTTAAATGTTAAAGCGAATGAAGTTTCTGAAAGTGAAAATTCTGTGCGCATTCAATGGAGCGATGGGCACACATCACAGTACAACTTCAACTGGCTAAAATTCAGAAGTTTCACCCCGGAAAACCAGAAGAAATATACGGAAACTATTTACAAACCTAAGAAAGAAACATGGCATGGGAAGGactttagtaatattttgtataaacgggATTACAGTGATATCGTGGGATCAGAGGAGGCGCTATACGAATGGCTACACAAGCTGTCCGTTTACGGTGTAGCGTTAATTAAGAATACTCCTTCTTCGGAGACCGCGGTAGACGGCGTTGTTGATAGAATCGGCTTTACTAAACGAACGCACTACGGCATCAAATTTGTAGTACAACACGTTCAAAATACAAGCAACGTTGCTTATCTATCAAGCACTTTGCAGTTGCATACTGACTTGCCCTACTATGAATACTGTCCTGGTACTAACTTGTTACATTATCTCGTACAAACTGTGAGCGAGGGAGGTGAGAATTTGTTATCAGACTGTCATTACACTGCCAATTATATGAAACAACACCACCCTGAACAATACAAGCTACTGACTGATGTAGAAGTCGAATGGAGTGATATTGGAACAGAATTTGGGAACGATTTCTTCAAACTACATCGTGCTCCTGTCATATGTTTAGATTGTCATGGAGAAATAGAGAGAATTAACTTCTCAATACCTCAGAGAGGCAGTCATTTTCCTGGACCTATCGAACTGGTGAAACCTTGGTATGAGGCACATAGTCTGTTTTGGGATTTGAACCATCAGTTTGCAGCAAAGTTTAAGGCTGAGAGTGGCGATATATTagcatttaataatataagattgCTGCATGGTCGAAGTGCATATGAAGACAGCTCCAACAATGTGAGAAAAATTATTGGTGCATACATTGATTGGGATGAGATTTACTCAAGATTGAGATGCTTGAAAGTGAAGTTGAAGAATGAAGATGGTATTTGCTGA